One stretch of Arachis hypogaea cultivar Tifrunner chromosome 20, arahy.Tifrunner.gnm2.J5K5, whole genome shotgun sequence DNA includes these proteins:
- the LOC112784101 gene encoding uncharacterized protein, with the protein MESTKEQHGLLQQILPPRLEDAGLEDCALPPESIHQAFLKAASAVKSAAGIFSDDDDETAGDCVNDPWPAEGTSDAVIGIEPNEPPGACAIEKGCEEGGDEVKVSGGSGGDEVEEVVDEIVLGEGAKLGEGEEEPCIDELQGLGIEDDERKNKKKNGEEEEKKPTLIEGYV; encoded by the coding sequence ATGGAGTCCACCAAAGAACAACACGGGTTACTGCAGCAGATTCTACCCCCGCGCCTCGAAGACGCAGGCCTTGAAGATTGTGCTCTTCCGCCTGAATCTATCCACCAAGCATTCCTCAAAGCAGCCTCCGCCGTGAAGTCTGCCGCCGGGATTTTCTCCGATGACGATGACGAGACCGCCGGAGATTGCGTCAACGACCCGTGGCCAGCCGAGGGAACCTCCGACGCCGTGATCGGGATCGAGCCGAACGAGCCGCCCGGAGCATGTGCCATCGAGAAAGGATGCGAAGAAGGCGGCGATGAGGTGAAAGTCTCTGGTGGTAGCGGCGGCGACGAGGTGGAGGAGGTTGTGGATGAAATTGTGCTTGGAGAAGGAGCTAAATTGGGAGAAGGTGAAGAAGAACCTTGCATTGATGAATTGCAAGGTTTGGGAATTGAAGATGATGAaaggaagaataagaagaaaaatggtgaagaagaagagaagaaacctaCTTTAATTGAAGGCTATGTATGA